A single genomic interval of Xiphophorus couchianus chromosome 2, X_couchianus-1.0, whole genome shotgun sequence harbors:
- the LOC114153943 gene encoding 3-oxo-5-beta-steroid 4-dehydrogenase-like isoform X2, with amino-acid sequence MSLSAESHNVPLSDGNQIPLLGLGTYGDPRKTPKGTTVECVKLAIDVGYRHFDGALVYFNEHEVGQAIREKIADGTVRREDIFYCGKLWNTFHPPELVRPALERTLQTLKMDYVDLYIVELPMAFKPGKEFYPRDENGKYIYHHTDLCATWEIECHPYFTQPKLLEYCRQNDIVVVGYCPLGSSRDASWVNLTCPPLLEDELLVSIGKKHNKSSAQVALRFNAQRGVVVIPKSFSRERIQHNFQIFDFSLTEEEMKAIEALNKNIRFVELLMWSDHPEYPFHEEY; translated from the exons ATGAGTCTTTCTGCGGAGAGCCACAACGTTCCTCTTAGCGATGGCAACCAAATCCCACTTCTGGGATTGGGAACCTACGGAGACCCTCGAAAG ACGCCCAAAGGCACCACAGTTGAGTGTGTGAAGCTGGCCATAGATGTTGGCTACAGGCACTTTGATGGGGCGCTGGTGTATTTCAATGAGCATGAGGTGGGCCAAGCCATCAGAGAGAAGATCGCTGATGGCACTGTGAGAAGGGAGGACATATTTTACTGCGGCAAG CTCTGGAATACCTTCCATCCTCCCGAGCTGGTGAGACCTGCTTTGGAAAGAACGCTGCAAACGCTGAAGATGGACTACGTGGATCTCTACATTGTGGAGCTTCCCATGGCCTTCAAG CCCGGCAAGGAATTTTATCCGAGAGACGAGAATGGGAAATATATCTACCACCACACTGATCTCTGTGCAACATGGGAG ATTGAATGCCATCCATATTTCACCCAGCCGAAACTTCTGGAGTACTGCCGTCAGAATgacattgttgttgttggctACTGTCCTCTTGGTTCCTCCAGAGATGCCTCTTG GGTGAATCTGACCTGTCCTCCCCTGCTGGAGGACGAGCTGCTGGTGTCCATTGGGAAGAAGCACAACAAGAGCAGCGCTCAGGTGGCGCTGCGCTTCAACGCTCAGAGAGGAGTGGTGGTGATTCCAAAGAGCTTCAGTCGTGAGCGTATCCAGCATAACTTTCAG atATTTGATTTTTCCCTCACGGAGGAAGAGATGAAGGCCATTGAAGCGTTGAACAAGAACATCCGCTTCGTTGAGCTGCTGAT GTGGAGCGATCATCCAGAGTATCCCTTCCATGAAGAATACTGA
- the LOC114153943 gene encoding 3-oxo-5-beta-steroid 4-dehydrogenase-like isoform X1, whose protein sequence is MSLSAESHNVPLSDGNQIPLLGLGTYGDPRKTPKGTTVECVKLAIDVGYRHFDGALVYFNEHEVGQAIREKIADGTVRREDIFYCGKLWNTFHPPELVRPALERTLQTLKMDYVDLYIVELPMAFKPGKEFYPRDENGKYIYHHTDLCATWEALEACKDAGLVKSLGVSNFNRRQLELLLTKPGLKHKPVSNQIECHPYFTQPKLLEYCRQNDIVVVGYCPLGSSRDASWVNLTCPPLLEDELLVSIGKKHNKSSAQVALRFNAQRGVVVIPKSFSRERIQHNFQIFDFSLTEEEMKAIEALNKNIRFVELLMWSDHPEYPFHEEY, encoded by the exons ATGAGTCTTTCTGCGGAGAGCCACAACGTTCCTCTTAGCGATGGCAACCAAATCCCACTTCTGGGATTGGGAACCTACGGAGACCCTCGAAAG ACGCCCAAAGGCACCACAGTTGAGTGTGTGAAGCTGGCCATAGATGTTGGCTACAGGCACTTTGATGGGGCGCTGGTGTATTTCAATGAGCATGAGGTGGGCCAAGCCATCAGAGAGAAGATCGCTGATGGCACTGTGAGAAGGGAGGACATATTTTACTGCGGCAAG CTCTGGAATACCTTCCATCCTCCCGAGCTGGTGAGACCTGCTTTGGAAAGAACGCTGCAAACGCTGAAGATGGACTACGTGGATCTCTACATTGTGGAGCTTCCCATGGCCTTCAAG CCCGGCAAGGAATTTTATCCGAGAGACGAGAATGGGAAATATATCTACCACCACACTGATCTCTGTGCAACATGGGAG GCGTTGGAGGCTTGCAAAGACGCCGGGCTGGTGAAGTCTCTGGGAGTCTCCAACTTCAACCGCAgacagctggagctgctgctgacaaAACCTGGCCTCAAACACAAACCTGTCTCCAACCAG ATTGAATGCCATCCATATTTCACCCAGCCGAAACTTCTGGAGTACTGCCGTCAGAATgacattgttgttgttggctACTGTCCTCTTGGTTCCTCCAGAGATGCCTCTTG GGTGAATCTGACCTGTCCTCCCCTGCTGGAGGACGAGCTGCTGGTGTCCATTGGGAAGAAGCACAACAAGAGCAGCGCTCAGGTGGCGCTGCGCTTCAACGCTCAGAGAGGAGTGGTGGTGATTCCAAAGAGCTTCAGTCGTGAGCGTATCCAGCATAACTTTCAG atATTTGATTTTTCCCTCACGGAGGAAGAGATGAAGGCCATTGAAGCGTTGAACAAGAACATCCGCTTCGTTGAGCTGCTGAT GTGGAGCGATCATCCAGAGTATCCCTTCCATGAAGAATACTGA